From the genome of Sulfurimonas paralvinellae:
TATTGTAAAGAGGAGATGACAATGACATGGTTTTGTACTGTTTAGCAAGGCAAGTGCTGTTGCAGCAAAGAGTTCTTGTAATGCCACTATATCTCCTTTGTAAGATTTTTGTAATTATATCAAATTATTTGAGTCTCTATTTTAACTTTTTAAGAAATTCACTCATAAAACGTACACCGGCACCTGTTGCACCATGGACATTGACATCCCAAGGAGATTCAGTATAAGCACTGCCGGCAATGTCAAAATGGAGCCATTTGTCTTTATTCTCTTCTTTAATGAAGTTATCTAAAAAGAGACCAGCCGTAATAGCGCCGCCGTATGGTTTGCTAGAGATGTTACAAATGTCTGCGATCTCACTTTTAAGTTGTTTTCTCAAATGTTTGTTAAACGGCAGGCTTGCTGTCAGTTCTCCGGCTTTTCCTGCTGCTTTTGAGAGGTCATGACGTAGTCTGTTGGAGTGTCCCATAACGCCTGTTGTGTATTGTCCGAGTGCTACCATACACGCACCTGTAAGTGTCGCGAAATCAAAAAGATAGTCAGGATTTTTTACTTTATCCTGTGCATAGTCAAGAACATCGGCAAGTACCAAACGACCTTCTGCATCGGTATTACGCACTTCGATAGTATCGCCTTTGCGTGAGACAAGTACGTCATCGGGTTTATAGGCATCTCCGCCTATCATATTTTCAACTGCACCGACAAATGCGTGTACTTCGATATCGAGTTTTAACTCGCTTACCGCTTTAATAATACCAAGAACAGCACATGCGCCGGCTTTGTCCATTTTCATAGTGACCATGGAAGTAGCAGGTTTGAGACTTAATCCGCCACTGTCATATGTAAGACCTTTTCCGACAAGTGCTATGCGTTTTTTTGCATTTTTGGGTTTGTATGCAAGATGAATGAGTTTTGAGCCGTGGCGTGAGGCACGACCGACTGCAAGCATCGCTTCACATCTCTCTTTTTTAAGAGCTTTTTCATCAAGAATATCACAAGAGAGCTGATTTTGACGTGCCAATTTTTTTGCAACTTTCGCCAGTGTTTCTGGATGCATATCATCCGGAGCGGTATTGACAATATCTCGTGTAAAACATGTCGCTTCTGCAACGACAACAGCTTCCTGAAAAAGCTCTGTAAGGTGTTCTACGTTTTCACATGTAAGATAGAGTTTCTTTACTTTTTGCTTTTTTGGTTTTGATTTATAGTTGTTAAACTCATATCCTCCGAGAATGAACCCTTCTATGAAATGACGAATATTTTTTTCATCAATATCAACAGAAAGTGATTTGTAAGAAAAGCCTTTTACTGCTTTTGCAACGGCTGCAGCAGCTGTTCGGATATTTTCTTCATCATGGTTTTCGATACCGCAAAAAAGCAGAGATTTTCCATGCATACCGCAGAGTGTGTCCTGCTCTGCACAAAAGCCTGCTTTTTTGAGTGTTTTTTTGAATTTCGCTTTCTCTAATCGTTCCGGTGTAATGAGTTTAACCGTCAGATTCTCTTTTGCATCAAAATTTTTTTTATCTATCAATTCTATTTTCATAATACGTTCCATTTTGTAAATTTCTTTTCATAATAGTAGCAAAATATTAGAAACAAATCTTTTTTTTATTAAGAAAATTTTTTTTTATGATACAATCTTTTTTATGATAAATAAACAGATTCTGATAATTGAACTTAATGAGCAAAATTTTAATGTTTTGGAGAGTGTTTTAAGTAAAAATGGTTATGTTTGCAAGGCTGTTTTAGATCTGGAAGCATTTCAGGCTCTAGAGTTAAAAGCAGATGCATATGACTTAATTATTGTTAACTCTCATGTTCAGTATGTAACAGTAGCAGATGTCATGAAAATTGCCGAATCAGAAACATCTTTAAAAGTTCCTGTTATCTATATAGACAGTGCAAAAGAGCATAGTAAGAGTACGCTTGATGACTGTTTTGCAGCTGGTGTGTCGGATTATATCAAAAAGCCTTTTGACTCTAAAGAGATCGTTTCTCGGGTGAATTACCATTGCGAACAGCTTTATAAACTGCGTGAATATAAGCTTAGACTTGATAAGCTCGCAAACTTGGCAACAATCGACCAACTTTCAAAGTCAACATCAAAAATGCATATGCAGGCTATTTTACGCCATCAGATAAACTATTTTAATCGCTACAAAACAGATACGACTTTGATCTATTTGAGCCTTTTGAACATAGATAAACTCATTGGTACTTTTGGACTTGAAAAAGGTGAAAGAGTCATCGCACAATTTGCAAAAGTTCTCAAGTCTTCAATCCGTGAATCAGATGTCCTTGCTCGTTGGGCGGGATCGGACTTTATTATACTTTTGACAAATACAAGTGTCTCTGCATCAGAATATATTACGAAAAAATTAAAAGCAGAACTCTCAAATGTTGAAGTTATGAAGGGAATCAAGCCTGAACTCGCCTTTGGAATCACCTCTTTTACAGAAGATGACGATGTAAAAGAGGTGATTGAGCGAGCAAAATATGCTCTCAGCGAAGCAAAAAAACAGACATATGGAAAGATTCATATAGCTGACTAGTTTATTTAGAGATATTTTTTAGTCAAAATGAAGCAGGTCTTTAGCCTGTATCATGTCTTTATCTCCACGACCTGAAAGATTGACAATGATGAGCTTATCTTTGATATTTGGCAGTTTTTTGAGATATGCCACTGCGTGAGATGACTCGAAAGCAGGGATGATTCCCTCTTTTTGACTTAACCATACAAAAGCATCGAGCGCTTCTTTATCTGTGATGTAATCATACTTAACATTTCCCATATCATTGTGAAAAGCATGTTCAGGACCGATTCCAGGGTAGTCAAGACCGGCGCTTATAGAGTGTGCTTCGAGTATCTGCCCATCTTCATCCTGCAATAGATAGCTCATTTGTCCATGAAGAACACCCGGACGTCCTTTTTTCAATGAGCATCCGTTTTTGTCATCAATGCCAAGCCCTCCGGCTTCTATTCCTATACACTCGACGGCTTCATCTTCTAAAAAGTGTTGAAACATTCCAATGGCATTGGAACCACCACCGATACAAGCGATAACATGATCCGGGAGACGGTTCTCTTTTTCTAAAATTTGCTGACGTGCTTCCCAGCCGATAATAGCTTGAAAATCTCTTACCATCATAGGGTAGGGGTGTGGACCTGCTACTGTACCGATGATATAAAAGGTATCACGCGCATTTGTTACCCAGTGGCGGATGGCATCGTTCATGGCATCTTTAAGTGTGCGGCTGCCGCTCTCAACAGAGTTTACTTTTGCACCCAGCAGTTTCATACGAAAGACATTAAGCTCCTGACGTTCAACATCTTTTGCACCCATAAATATTTCACATTCAAGGCCAAGCAGTGCAGCAATGGTGGCCGTAGCAACACCATGTTGTCCTGCACCGGTTTCGGCAATGACCTTTTTATATCCAAGACGTTTTGCCATAAGCCCCTGTGCGATAACGTTGTTTACTTTGTGTGCACCGGTATGATTTAAGTCTTCACGCTTTAAGTAGATCTTCGCACTAAGCTCTTGGGAGATATTTGCAGCATAGTAAAGCGGTGAAGGGCGACCGACATAATCTTTGAGGTAGTAGTCAACTTCAGCCCAAAAGTCTTTATCGAAGCGAATAGCATCATACTCCTCACGCAGCTTGAGTAGTGCCGGCATAAGTGTTTCAGGAACGTAGCGTCCGCCGAAGATTCCAAAGTGTCCGTTTTCATCCGGATCGAATTTTGAAGCAGTTGGTATATACATTAATTAACCTCTATAAGTGAATAAACTTTCGTTTTTTCTTTTAATTTTTCG
Proteins encoded in this window:
- a CDS encoding leucyl aminopeptidase, with the protein product MKIELIDKKNFDAKENLTVKLITPERLEKAKFKKTLKKAGFCAEQDTLCGMHGKSLLFCGIENHDEENIRTAAAAVAKAVKGFSYKSLSVDIDEKNIRHFIEGFILGGYEFNNYKSKPKKQKVKKLYLTCENVEHLTELFQEAVVVAEATCFTRDIVNTAPDDMHPETLAKVAKKLARQNQLSCDILDEKALKKERCEAMLAVGRASRHGSKLIHLAYKPKNAKKRIALVGKGLTYDSGGLSLKPATSMVTMKMDKAGACAVLGIIKAVSELKLDIEVHAFVGAVENMIGGDAYKPDDVLVSRKGDTIEVRNTDAEGRLVLADVLDYAQDKVKNPDYLFDFATLTGACMVALGQYTTGVMGHSNRLRHDLSKAAGKAGELTASLPFNKHLRKQLKSEIADICNISSKPYGGAITAGLFLDNFIKEENKDKWLHFDIAGSAYTESPWDVNVHGATGAGVRFMSEFLKKLK
- a CDS encoding GGDEF domain-containing response regulator, which codes for MINKQILIIELNEQNFNVLESVLSKNGYVCKAVLDLEAFQALELKADAYDLIIVNSHVQYVTVADVMKIAESETSLKVPVIYIDSAKEHSKSTLDDCFAAGVSDYIKKPFDSKEIVSRVNYHCEQLYKLREYKLRLDKLANLATIDQLSKSTSKMHMQAILRHQINYFNRYKTDTTLIYLSLLNIDKLIGTFGLEKGERVIAQFAKVLKSSIRESDVLARWAGSDFIILLTNTSVSASEYITKKLKAELSNVEVMKGIKPELAFGITSFTEDDDVKEVIERAKYALSEAKKQTYGKIHIAD
- the trpB gene encoding tryptophan synthase subunit beta encodes the protein MYIPTASKFDPDENGHFGIFGGRYVPETLMPALLKLREEYDAIRFDKDFWAEVDYYLKDYVGRPSPLYYAANISQELSAKIYLKREDLNHTGAHKVNNVIAQGLMAKRLGYKKVIAETGAGQHGVATATIAALLGLECEIFMGAKDVERQELNVFRMKLLGAKVNSVESGSRTLKDAMNDAIRHWVTNARDTFYIIGTVAGPHPYPMMVRDFQAIIGWEARQQILEKENRLPDHVIACIGGGSNAIGMFQHFLEDEAVECIGIEAGGLGIDDKNGCSLKKGRPGVLHGQMSYLLQDEDGQILEAHSISAGLDYPGIGPEHAFHNDMGNVKYDYITDKEALDAFVWLSQKEGIIPAFESSHAVAYLKKLPNIKDKLIIVNLSGRGDKDMIQAKDLLHFD